The proteins below are encoded in one region of Chrysemys picta bellii isolate R12L10 chromosome 4, ASM1138683v2, whole genome shotgun sequence:
- the GPR132 gene encoding probable G-protein coupled receptor 132 isoform X2 → MNESSSPEVCYPPMPYEDSRRLLVVCYSIVFALGLPANCFTTWLTFIQIRGKNVLAIYIFGLSLCELMYLSTLPLWAIYVQNQHRWEMGSMACKLTGYIFFCNIYISILLLCCISIDRYVAVVYALESKGARHQRTAIFITFILFSAVLVIHCPVFILQDGEQTSNRTTCFETLPLNLQLAYFNFARFLIGFAIPCIILIFTNYRIFQSTEISKSLGERQKAKVKYLAMAVITIFLICFAPYHLVLLIRSINFLLHQKDSCSFEHHIYSTSAAFLCLSTANSVADPIIYVLASEHARKDFYRSLTRRRYPSSTNTSLKLKNSKESQEAAQTSENLNLTTLSKEQ, encoded by the coding sequence ATGAATGAATCCAGCAGTCCGGAAGTCTGCTACCCACCAATGCCCTATGAAGACAGCAGGAGACTGCTGGTTGTGTGCTACAGTATTGTTTTTGCTTTAGGCTTGCCAGCGAATTGCTTTACTACATGGCTAACATTTATACAAATCCGAGGGAAGAACGTTCTTGCCATCTATATTTTTGGCTTATCGCTGTGCGAGCTGATGTACTTGAGTACCCTGCCCCTCTGGGCTATCTATGTACAAAACCAACACAGATGGGAGATGGGGTCAATGGCTTGCAAGCTAACAGGATATATCTTTTTCTGCAACATATATATCAGCATTCTGCTCTTGTGTTGCATTTCTATTGATCGCTATGTAGCAGTGGTGTATGCTTTGGAATCCAAGGGAGCAAGGCATCAGAGAACTGCAATCTTCATCACATTCATTCTCTTTTCTGCAGTTTTAGTAATCCACTGCCCAGTATTTATTTTACAGGATGGCGAGCAGACTTCAAACCGTACAACCTGCTTTGAGACTTTACCACTCAACTTACAATTGGCTTATTTCAACTTTGCCAGGTTCCTAATTGGATTTGCCATTCCTTGCATAATCCTCATTTTCACAAACTACAGAATTTTCCAAAGTACCGAAATAAGCAAAAGCTTGGGAGAACGCCAAAAAGCCAAAGTGAAGTACTTGGCTATGGCCGTCATCACCATTTTTCTGATCTGCTTTGCTCCCTACCATTTGGTGCTCCTGATAAGATCCATAAACTTTCTTTTGCATCAGAAGGACTCATGTTCATTTGAACACCACATATATTCTACTTCTGCGGCATTTCTGTGTTTATCCACTGCTAACAGTGTTGCTGATCCAATCATCTATGTATTGGCTAGTGAACATGCTAGAAAAGATTTCTACAGGAGTCTGACAAGACGGAGATATCCGTCATCCACCAATACCAGCCTCAAGTTGAAAAATTCAAAAGAATCACAGGAAGCAGCACAGACATCGGAAAATTTAAATTTGACCACACTTTCAAAGGAACAGTAG
- the LOC135983216 gene encoding uncharacterized protein LOC135983216, with amino-acid sequence MESSQDRKRAPAWTEREVRDLLAIWGDEAVIAELRSSKRNGKVLEKISKAMKDRGHNRDTQQCRVKIKELRQAYHKAREANGRSGAEPQTCRYYAELHAILGGAATTTPTVCYDSLTGETHREDGSGNEEDDDGGTVGSSQQQGSGETVFPNSQDMFVTLDLEPVTPELTQDPQGTQETSAANVSPSQRLVNIRKRKRKTRDEMFTELQMSSHADRAQQNAWRQSMSEMRKAQHEREERWRAEDDRWRQLADRRQEAMLRLLEHQSDMLERMVELQERQQEQRPPLQPLCNQQPSSPSSIASSPRRPRTRWGGLRPPSHSTPDDRPSIRRLGFNKS; translated from the exons atggagtcctcccaggatcgcaaaagagctccagcatggaccgaacgggaggtacgagatctgctcgccatatggggagatgaagcagtgatagctgaactccgtagcagtaaaagaaatggaaaagtattagaaaagatctccaaggccatgaaggaccgaggccataacagggacacacagcagtgccgcgtgaaaattaaggagctacggcaagcctaccacaaagccagagaagcaaacggaaggtccggagcagagccgcaaacttgccgctactacgcggagctgcatgcgatcctagggggtgcagccaccactaccccaaccgtgtgctatgactctctcactggagaaacacacagggaagacggttcggggaacgaggaagatgacgatggaggtactgtaggtagctcacagcagcaaggaagcggagaaaccgttttccccaacagccaggatatgtttgtgaccctggacctggaaccagtaacccccgaactcacccaagaccctcagggcacacaggagacctctg ctgcaaatgtttctccttcgcagaggctcgtgaacattagaaagagaaaacgtaagacgagggacgagatgttcacggagctgcagatgtcctcccacgctgatagagcacagcagaatgcgtggaggcagtcaatgtcggagatgagaaaagcccaacatgaacgagaggagaggtggcgggctgaagacgataggtggcgtcagcttgcagacagacggcaagaggcaatgctccgtctgctggagcatcaaagtgatatgctcgagcgtatggttgagttgcaggaaaggcagcaggagcagagaccgccgctacagcccctgtgtaaccaacagccctcctccccaagttccatagcctcctcacccagacgcccaagaacacggtgggggggcctccgtccacccagtcactccaccccagatgatcgcccaagcatcagaaggctgggcttcaataagagttaa
- the GPR132 gene encoding probable G-protein coupled receptor 132 isoform X1: MFLQERTSKRTEIRLISDSKETQIGKSYPGVSAHRCVPIMNESSSPEVCYPPMPYEDSRRLLVVCYSIVFALGLPANCFTTWLTFIQIRGKNVLAIYIFGLSLCELMYLSTLPLWAIYVQNQHRWEMGSMACKLTGYIFFCNIYISILLLCCISIDRYVAVVYALESKGARHQRTAIFITFILFSAVLVIHCPVFILQDGEQTSNRTTCFETLPLNLQLAYFNFARFLIGFAIPCIILIFTNYRIFQSTEISKSLGERQKAKVKYLAMAVITIFLICFAPYHLVLLIRSINFLLHQKDSCSFEHHIYSTSAAFLCLSTANSVADPIIYVLASEHARKDFYRSLTRRRYPSSTNTSLKLKNSKESQEAAQTSENLNLTTLSKEQ; the protein is encoded by the coding sequence GAAACACAAATCGGGAAAAGCTATCCTGGGGTTTCTGCACACCGCTGCGTCCCCATAATGAATGAATCCAGCAGTCCGGAAGTCTGCTACCCACCAATGCCCTATGAAGACAGCAGGAGACTGCTGGTTGTGTGCTACAGTATTGTTTTTGCTTTAGGCTTGCCAGCGAATTGCTTTACTACATGGCTAACATTTATACAAATCCGAGGGAAGAACGTTCTTGCCATCTATATTTTTGGCTTATCGCTGTGCGAGCTGATGTACTTGAGTACCCTGCCCCTCTGGGCTATCTATGTACAAAACCAACACAGATGGGAGATGGGGTCAATGGCTTGCAAGCTAACAGGATATATCTTTTTCTGCAACATATATATCAGCATTCTGCTCTTGTGTTGCATTTCTATTGATCGCTATGTAGCAGTGGTGTATGCTTTGGAATCCAAGGGAGCAAGGCATCAGAGAACTGCAATCTTCATCACATTCATTCTCTTTTCTGCAGTTTTAGTAATCCACTGCCCAGTATTTATTTTACAGGATGGCGAGCAGACTTCAAACCGTACAACCTGCTTTGAGACTTTACCACTCAACTTACAATTGGCTTATTTCAACTTTGCCAGGTTCCTAATTGGATTTGCCATTCCTTGCATAATCCTCATTTTCACAAACTACAGAATTTTCCAAAGTACCGAAATAAGCAAAAGCTTGGGAGAACGCCAAAAAGCCAAAGTGAAGTACTTGGCTATGGCCGTCATCACCATTTTTCTGATCTGCTTTGCTCCCTACCATTTGGTGCTCCTGATAAGATCCATAAACTTTCTTTTGCATCAGAAGGACTCATGTTCATTTGAACACCACATATATTCTACTTCTGCGGCATTTCTGTGTTTATCCACTGCTAACAGTGTTGCTGATCCAATCATCTATGTATTGGCTAGTGAACATGCTAGAAAAGATTTCTACAGGAGTCTGACAAGACGGAGATATCCGTCATCCACCAATACCAGCCTCAAGTTGAAAAATTCAAAAGAATCACAGGAAGCAGCACAGACATCGGAAAATTTAAATTTGACCACACTTTCAAAGGAACAGTAG
- the LOC101934646 gene encoding cell division cycle-associated protein 4: MGEEEGLHQTQLLDTMFVRGLKRKCFDGEEDIEGTLAGFKAIPSYNLQRQSLLDMSLVKLQLCHMLVEPNLCRSVLIANTVRQIQEEMTQDGTWQMINTQSAGQTSLDRLVSTDILCRSSKEQAEGKLVPVYSTFAKDCEGTQSQDNSEIMSTVTSPQVPRNLQSNMWEMENPQENRGNFQKSLDQIFETLENKSPNTVEDLFSEVDNSYYDLDTVLTGMMSNTKMGHCDLETFPSQTSANSNSNCKSDLNELDHIVEILVES, encoded by the exons ATGGGAGAAGAGGAAGGACTCCACCAAACACAGTTACTG GACACAATGTTTGTGCGAGGATTGAAGAGAAAATGTTTTGAtggtgaagaagatattgaaggAACTCTGGCTGGTTTTAAGGCTATTCCTTCATATAATCTTCAGCGACAGTCACTTTTAGATATGTCTTTGGTCAAACTTCAATTATGCCACATGCTCGTTGAACCTAATCTTTGTCGTTCGGTACTTATAGCCAATACGGTGCGGCAAATCCAAGAGGAAATGACCCAGGATGGGACTTGGCAGATGATAAATACACAGAGTGCAGGACAGACTTCTCTAGATCGTCTAGTTTCAACAGATATCCTTTGCCGTTCATCCAAGGAACAAGCTGAAGGAAAACTTGTTCCAGTTTATAGTACCTTCGCTAAAGACTGTGAGGGTACCCAGTCACAAGATAATTCGGAAATTATGTCAACAGTTACATCACCACAAGTTCCAAGAAACCTGCAAAGTAACATGTGGGAAATGGAGAACCCACAAGAAAATAGAGGAAACTTTCAAAAATCATTAGATCAAATATTTGAGACGTTAGAGAATAAAAGTCCTAATACAGTTGAAGATCTGTTTTCAGAAGTTGACAATTCTTACTATGACCTAGATACAGTATTAACAGGAATGATGAGCAACACAAAAATGGGACACTGTGATCTCGAAACATTTCCTTCTCAGACATCTGCAAATTCTAACTCTAACTGTAAATCTGATCTTAATGAGCTTGATCATATTGTGGAGATCCTTGTTGAATCTTGA